In Macadamia integrifolia cultivar HAES 741 chromosome 12, SCU_Mint_v3, whole genome shotgun sequence, the following are encoded in one genomic region:
- the LOC122058259 gene encoding uncharacterized protein LOC122058259, whose protein sequence is MATGKSYLARPSYRFLGGNRENSNSISIISDSPFEFDEADVWTSNHGDAVASPPELKKMMIPSSRISKKLAKRVENGGDFRSAGVTSSSLPVNIPDWSKILKEDYRDSRQRGNDVDLDDDDDDDSRIPPHEFLAKQFARNTRVVSFSVHEGIGRTLKGRDLSKVRNAIWEKTGFED, encoded by the coding sequence ATGGCGACCGGGAAGAGCTACCTTGCGAGACCCAGTTATCGTTTCCTTGGGGGGAACAGAGAGAATTCAAATTCGATTTCCATTATATCAGATTCCCCGTTTGAATTCGACGAAGCGGATGTCTGGACTTCAAATCACGGAGACGCAGTAGCATCACCcccagaattgaagaaaatgatGATACCCAGTTCAAGAATCTCAAAGAAATTGGCGAAAAGGGTCGAGAATGGGGGAGACTTTCGATCTGCGGGAGTGACTTCTTCGTCGTTGCCGGTGAACATACCAGACTGGTCGAAGATCCTTAAAGAGGATTACAGAGATAGTCGCCAGAGAGGTAATGACGTTGACcttgatgatgacgatgatgatgattccAGAATCCCTCCTCATGAGTTCTTAGCGAAACAATTCGCTAGGAACACCCGGGTTGTTTCCTTCAGTGTTCATGAAGGGATTGGTAGAACCCTTAAAGGTAGGGACTTGAGTAAAGTCAGAAACGCTATCTGGGAGAAGACTGGTTTTGAGGATTAA